In Desulfobacterales bacterium, the sequence AACATCCTCCTCCAATGAAAAACGGACCCTAACCCCCCTGTGTCAAGTGTGGGTAAAGCTCAGCTTTTTAAAGGGGGAATTGTTCGCCTCCCTTTCGCAAAGGGAGGTTGGGAGGGATTTTAAAACGTGCTAAGTTAAACCCAATAGAATGAAGAATCCTTACTGGAAAACCAAAACCCTACACGAAATGACCGTTAGAGAGTGGGAGTCGCTCTGCTGTGGGTGCGGCATCTGCTGTCTTCACCGTTTCCGCGAGGGGAAATCGGGAAAGATCCGCTTCACCGCGGTGGCCTGCCGTCATCTGGATCTGGAGACCTGTCGCTGCCGAATCTATGCGAACCGGTTTCGGTTCGAACGGGGTTGTAAAAAAATTTCTCCTGAAAATATTCTTAAATTGAAATGGCTGCCGAAAACCTGCGGATACCGTACGGTGGCGGAAGGCAAGGATTTGAGCCCCTGGCACCCGCTGATCTCCGGCAATCCGGATTCGGTTCATCATGCCGGCATATCCATCAAAAACAAGGAAATTATTTCAGGGGCGGATATCGTTGCCGGAGATGTGCTCAAGTATCTGCTCATTAAACCGGCCTGGTTAAGCAAGGGCGAATCGTAGAACAATTGTGTAAAGCTCAATGAGAGGTAGGGCGGTATTGCCAAGGACCCGCAGTTCCGACCAGGGGGGAAAGCTTCGCCCTAAACGCCTTGAAGATAGGGCGGACTTGACCTCCGATGCGATTTGAAAATTCGAAATACGGCTAGCTTCAAGGTGACAGATTACTGGTTGGATGTCTTAACTACTTAATTTGTCGACAAATTAGTTTGATCGCGCGGTTGCTGAAGACCGGGGGTGCATTATTAGTGCCGTTGATATTTACTTTGTCATGATTCGGCATCCCGGCCACGCCCTACATATTAAGGCGTTAACCGGGATGCAGTTGGCAGGGATCAATAAAAATATAGATGAACGGGCGATTCCTACTTCTTTTTATCTGCAGCCGGAGCCGACTCCTTCTTTTTGGCTTTCTTTTCCTTTTTTACCGGAGCCTCTTTGGTCTTCTTTGCTTTCGGCTTATCCGCATCCTCTTTTTTTGCAGCCAATTTGTCTGCTTTGGCCTGGACCTTATCAGCGTTTAACTTTTCCTGGGCGGCAACGCAGGCCAGGCGGTAATTTGCCTTGCGGATATCGGCTTTCATTTTTTTGATCAAGCTGTCGCGTTTGATGGCGGAATCGTCCAAACCTTTCTCTTTGAGCGCGGATGTGCGGGCTGCAAGCTTATCAGCGGTGACTTTCTTCTGATTTTCCAAATATTCTTTTGCTTTGAGATTCATTGTAATTTTTCCTCCTGCTCCATAATAAAAGCGTTATAACATATCAAAAACGGCATTCCACTATAAATCGGTGCGGCTGTCAAATACAATATGATCAAGGGGGGGAAATTAAACGATTTGTGTTTGACATGCAAGCCCCCTTTTGCCATACAGCGATCTTAGGGAAACGTGTTTTTACCGCTTGTGCTTAAAGCGGTTGTCATAATTACATTCCGATTCAGCCGCCGGACAATTCCGTTTCAGTCGGCAAAAACTCGCAAATAAAAGCGCGTACCAATTGAACTCGGCGCAGATGTTAAGACCATTTAATGAAAATCAAATTTTGTATAAATTTAGTCAATTAGATAATGTTCAATTGAACGTGCTCTAATTTGCTCAAACAGTTTGCCGACTGAAACAAAATCCTCCGGCGGCTGACACAAAAGTTATTTGAACATATTTTTGACAACAACTCTAACGTATTGTTGTAGGAAAGGATGAAACAACCATGTATCCGGTCACACTGATCCCCGGAGACGGCATTGGTCCGGAGATTGTACAATCGGCTGTAAATGTGGTGGACGCTGCCGGCGTCAAAATCCAATGGGAAAAGCAGATGGCCGGACAATGCGCCATTCCGGAATATGGCCATCCGGTGGGAGACCACGTTCTGGAATCCATCAGAAGAACCCGGGCGACCCTCAAAGGGCCGCTTTCCAATGTGCCGGGAACCGAATTTCCCGGACCCAACGGATACCTGCGAAAAACATTGGGCCTGTTTGCGAACCTCCGATTGGCTAAATCTTTTCCCGGGGTAAAAAGCCGTTACGAGAACGTCGATCTGGCCGTGGTCCGTGAAACCACCGAGGATGTATACCGGGGCCAGGAACAGATGATCGGGGAGGATGCCGCAGTCGGCATTAAATTCATCACCCGGCAAGGGGCGCGGCGCGTCATAAGGTTTGCTTTCGATTTTGCGGTCAGGGAAGACCGCAAAAAAGTGACCGTGGTCCTGAAAGCCAACGTTCTGAAATTAACGGACGGTCTGTTTTTAAGAGAAGCGCGATCGCTCTCCAAGGAGTATCCCCAAGTGGAATTTGAGGAGATGAATGTGGATGCCCAGTGTCTGGAGCTGGTCCGAAAGCCCGAAACTTATGATGTTCTGGTGATGCCGAATCTTTACGGCGATATTATCGCAGATCTTGCAGGAGGTCTTGTCGGGTCCGTGGGCATCTGTCCGGGAGTCAATTACGGCGACGGGCTCGGGGTTTTTGAGCCCGCCCATGGGAGCGCACCCAAATATGCTGGCCACAACAAAGTCAATCCAACAGCCATGATATTGTCGGCAGCCATGATGGTGCGTTTTCTGGGGGAGAAGGATAAAGCCATTCAAATCGAGAAATCGGTGGCTGCGGTCCTGAAAGCGGGTAAAGCGGTTACCTATGATTTGGGTGGTACGGCCGGGACGACCCAAATGACGGATGCCATCATCGCCGGACTATAGCTGTTATCAAGGGTTGTATCTGATATTCTTTTAAGTCAGCATCCGGTTCCGGCCGGCCTTTTTGGCCCTGTAAAGGATTTTATCGGCAGCCTTTAAAACCTTTTCAGGGTTGTTGTAACGCTTGTCCGGTGCGGAAATACCGATGCTGACCGTGACCTGAACTGTTTTACGGCCTTCGGTTTTCTGCACGCCTCTTTGTTTTGCGCTGCTCTTGCGCCGCCCCTTGCTTCTGACAATAAAGGATGTGGAAGCAATCCTTTGGCGGTATTCTTCAAGATACGGCCAGGCCTCACGGGCGGTCTTGCCGGGAAAGACCGCCGCAAATTCTTCACCTCCGTATCGAAATGTTTTGGCGCCGCCGGAAACCCTTTCAAGACCGGCCGCAATCATTTTAAGTACCTGATCACCGGTTTTGTGGCCGTAGGCATCGTTGAATTTTTTGAAATGGTCCACATCAATCATGGCAATCGCATATTTTGATCCCAGGTTCAGCAGGGTTTCATTCAGACTTCGCCGCCCCTGAAGGTTTGTCAGCTCATCCACATAGGCCATGGAAAAGGAAACTTCAAAGGCGGCGACAATCAGAATCAACCCGGCGGCCATAAAGTAAATTGTAGCTGCCGGGACCGGCGTTGAGGCGATCATTCCGAGAAAAACGGCCGACAGCGCGCCGCTGAAGCCTGCCAGGAATGCGTCCCGGCGATATAGAAATTGCGCCAGCATAAACATGAGCGCCCCGCAGAAGGACAAAACCCCCGGACTCAGCCAGTGAAATGCGGCTGTTAGCGCATTGGCGTGAAAAAAAGACCCCAGCCGGATCGAAGTCCCTGTCATGGCAGCAGCCAGCGCCGGTGAAATATTTTTTATAAACGGTGTAAAAACAGGCGCTTGCGCTCCCGGCCAGCTGCAGAGCAGCAGAACGGCAAAGGTTTGCAGCAGCACCAGCAGAAAGCAGCCGACAAATGCGGCGGTTAATATCCGTCGCTTGGTCAGCATGCTGAACAGGGTCAGATTCAGCGGCAACAGGAAACCGACGACCTCGGGAATGAAAAGGCCCTGTTTTTTTGCAGCTGTCATGCCGGTTCCGGCGTGAATCAGCGTAAGGTAGGTCAGCGCCAGGACCAAAAACGTCAGGATCAGCCCGATGTTGTTATGGCGCCACCCCATCAGAATGCCGACGGCAAAGACGGCATAAGGCAGGACCGGCAACATAATCAACAGCGCGCGCAGTTCTTTCGTTCCCTGGACCGTTTTCAGCAGACCGGGCCATTTCCAGAGCGTCAACGTTGCGATACCGATCGCCAGCAGCGGCAGCAGCAACGGAAAAAAGGTTCGTCTAAAACGCATCAATTCTGTAATCACTCTCTCTGGAACATCAGCAAGGATACAATTAAACCGGGATTGTCCGATTCGCGATGGGCAGATCAATCCCTTTCCTTGAGTCTTGCATTAAATACTCTAGCTTTAACCCCCGGGCAAGCCCGAACCCAAGGAAGTTTATTTAAAAACTATTCGTTGCAATTTCAAACCGCTTTGCGATACGACCATAAAACTTTTTCTCTCTGAAAACAAAAAAATTATGGTCTTAAAGGGAAGGCCTTCATCTGCAAATCTCATAGCGGGTCAGGTGAAAAATCGATGGTGCAGGATTGTCTTGACAAATACCACATAGATAGCTACTTTGTAGCATTAAACACTGTTTTCAAAGGGGTGTAAATCAATTTAATTAGAGGAGGACTTTTTATGAAAAAATCAAGTTCAGGAATTTCGCGACGGGTCTTTATCAAGGGATCAGTTGCTACCATCGGGATCGGTGCGATGTCCACTTTTCCGTTTGGAAAGGCGTTCGGGGATGACTTTCCTTCCCGCAACATTAAAATTGTCGTACCCACCGGTGCCGGCGGGGGCGCCGATAAAAATCTACGCGCCTTTATGGGCGTGTGGAAAAAGTATATCAAGACCGACTTCCAACCCGATTTCTTTTCGGGAGCAGGCGGCCAGGTAGGCTACGAACTTTATCTTGGCAAGAGAGATCCGGACGCCTACAATCTGCTCTTCGGCAACATGGGACCGGAGTCGATCATGTATGTCCTGCAAAAGCCGAAATACAAATTTCCCGGGGACTATATTTATTTCAACCGCGTAGATGTGGACCCCAGCGTGATTTGGGTACGCGCCGGCAGCCCCTTTAAAACCATCGAAGACCTGGTGGCGGAGGGTAAGAAACGGACCGTCACGATATCGGTCAGCCGGCTGCCCCATCCTGCATCCATCGGCGCCCTGGCGCTGGCCGAAGCAACCGGCGCAAAATTTAATCTGATTCCTTACGGCGGCGGCAACCCGACGGTGGTGGCGGCGCTGACCGGCGAAGTGGACGCCAGCGCCCTGCCCATGGCCAATCCGGTTTCCGCAGGAGAGCAGGCCCGGATACTGGGTGTATTTTCTCCCAAAAACCTGATCCCGGAGCAATCTAACAACGCTCCGCCGATTAACGCTGTGTTCGGCACCAAAATACCCGACCTGCCCTCGGCGCGTGCGTTTGCCATTCACGCCAAGGCGGCTGAAAAATTCCCGGAACGCTATGAAAAACTCAAAAGCACCATGCGCAAGGTTTTCGATGATCCCGACTACAAAGTCGCCATCGAAAAAACCGGTCGGCCCTGGGAATTTGTCTCTTATGCCGACGAGGCGGAGTGTATGGAATATGCCAATAACATGATTGATCTTACCAACCGGTATATCAAGCTGCTTACGGCAAAGGGAAAAAGCAAGAAAAAGAAATAAAGGACACTCGTATTTACCTGTGATGAAAAGTGAGCCATGGCGGCAATGACCGCCATGGCTCGCCATAATTTTGAAATGCTGGATGGACGGAATCCGACAGGATGGGTTCACTTTGAAGTAAAACCGGCAGTTGCAACAACAATGTAAACAAGTGGCTGAATTTAATGAACGAAAAATCTGATACCCCAGAAAAAGAAAAGAAAGCAAAAGGTGATGAGCTTGTTTTTCCGCTCATGGCCCTGGCTTTTGCCATCTATTATTTATATACCATCATGGACCTGTCATGGGAGGCCCAGATCAACGGTGTCCTGATCGGGTCCATTCTTATTTTCCTGGTCTTTATCTTCCTTTTCAAAACCGCTCTGGATCGGTGGCAAGGGAAGATCTCTCTGAAATTTAAAAACTTTGTCTTTAAAAGCGGCGCCCGGTTTACCCGCGTCTGGTTTCTGCTGCTGGCGGTCGCTTATGTGATCGTGATCCCCTGGGGGGGATTTACCCTGACCACCTTCAGTTATCTTGTGGCCGCCATGCTGTTGCTCGGCGTACGTTCACCCGTGCGACTTTTTACGATTTCGCTGGCGCTTTCAATTTCCGGTTATTTCTTTTTTATCACGCTGCTGGAAACCCGTTTTCCTTCGGGCCCGGTCGAGCGGATGATAGAATGGTTGTTTTAGCATGGAATTTACATTAGATTTTTTAATTCAACTTTTTATGACGTCGCTGGGGCACTGGTACGTCATCATACCGGCCATTATCATCGGCCTGGTCATCGGTGCGATTCCCGGACTGGGGCCTGCCAACACCCTGATTATTCTGCTGCCTTTTACCCTGTCGCTGGAAGTCAACACCGCCATGGCTTTTATGGTGGCGCTTTACTGTTCGGCCCGCATGGGGGCCGGCATTCCGGCCATACTGGTAAACATTCCCGGAACCGCCGGCGCGGCGGCTACGCCTTTTGACGGCTACCCCATGACCCAGAAAGGGATGGCGCAGCAGGCCCTGACGCTGAGCTTTGTTGCTTCAGCATTTGGAGGCTTGATTGCGTCGATTTTTTCAATTTTTGCCCTGCCCTTTCTGGCACGTGTGGGATATTACTTTCACAGTGTGGAAATGGTGGTGGTGATGCTCTTCGGCCTGACCCTGATTGCGGTGGTTTCAACCGGCAATACGCTCAAAGGGCTCATTGGCGGCTTGTTCGGTCTGCTGGTGGGCGCCATCGGGCCGGACCACATCTATTCGGCGCCCCGGGCAACCTTCGGATTTCTGGAACTCTATGACGGGGTTCCGGTGGTGGCGGCCCTGATCGGCATCTTTGCCATTTCCGAAGCGCTGTTGATGATTGAAGTTAAATCGATTTTGACTGAGGCGGGAAAGGTTCGGATGGCCGCGCAGACGCGCTGGACGGAGACCATGGAAGGCGTCCGTATGGCGGCCAAACGCTGGTGGCATATCGTCTGGACCAGTTTTATCGGCCTGGGGATCGGCGTGGTGCCGGGGGCCGGTGCGCCCATCGCCGCCTTTGTTGCCTACCAGCAGTCGCGACTCTTTTCAAAAACTCCGGAACTGTATGGCACCGGACACCCCGAAGGCATCCTGGCGCCGGAGTCGGCCAACAACGGGGTGACCTCCGGCAGCCTTATCCCGCTGCTGACCCTGGGTATTCCCGGCGGTTCCACGGCCGCCATCATGCTCATTGTCATCCAGTTTCACGGGATAGTCTTGGGGCCGCGCATTTTTCTTGATATGCCCACATTCCCTTACGGGGTTCTGATGGGAATGGTGGTGACCTACCTCTTCATGGTTGGGACGATCCTGCCCCTGGCCCGTTATATGTCACGGGTCACGCTGATTCCCACCCAGTATCTGGCGCCTGTCATCATATCCTTTACCCTGGTGGGTGCTTTTTCGCCGCGTACATATATATTTGATATGGGGGTTGCGCTGGT encodes:
- a CDS encoding isocitrate/isopropylmalate dehydrogenase family protein, translated to MYPVTLIPGDGIGPEIVQSAVNVVDAAGVKIQWEKQMAGQCAIPEYGHPVGDHVLESIRRTRATLKGPLSNVPGTEFPGPNGYLRKTLGLFANLRLAKSFPGVKSRYENVDLAVVRETTEDVYRGQEQMIGEDAAVGIKFITRQGARRVIRFAFDFAVREDRKKVTVVLKANVLKLTDGLFLREARSLSKEYPQVEFEEMNVDAQCLELVRKPETYDVLVMPNLYGDIIADLAGGLVGSVGICPGVNYGDGLGVFEPAHGSAPKYAGHNKVNPTAMILSAAMMVRFLGEKDKAIQIEKSVAAVLKAGKAVTYDLGGTAGTTQMTDAIIAGL
- a CDS encoding tripartite tricarboxylate transporter permease, whose translation is MEFTLDFLIQLFMTSLGHWYVIIPAIIIGLVIGAIPGLGPANTLIILLPFTLSLEVNTAMAFMVALYCSARMGAGIPAILVNIPGTAGAAATPFDGYPMTQKGMAQQALTLSFVASAFGGLIASIFSIFALPFLARVGYYFHSVEMVVVMLFGLTLIAVVSTGNTLKGLIGGLFGLLVGAIGPDHIYSAPRATFGFLELYDGVPVVAALIGIFAISEALLMIEVKSILTEAGKVRMAAQTRWTETMEGVRMAAKRWWHIVWTSFIGLGIGVVPGAGAPIAAFVAYQQSRLFSKTPELYGTGHPEGILAPESANNGVTSGSLIPLLTLGIPGGSTAAIMLIVIQFHGIVLGPRIFLDMPTFPYGVLMGMVVTYLFMVGTILPLARYMSRVTLIPTQYLAPVIISFTLVGAFSPRTYIFDMGVALVFGVIGYIARKTGYQVSAILIGVILGPYVERYLMRALRISEGDPMVLFSSTIGNILWVFLILSLILPPLLERIRKR
- a CDS encoding tripartite tricarboxylate transporter substrate-binding protein — its product is MKKSSSGISRRVFIKGSVATIGIGAMSTFPFGKAFGDDFPSRNIKIVVPTGAGGGADKNLRAFMGVWKKYIKTDFQPDFFSGAGGQVGYELYLGKRDPDAYNLLFGNMGPESIMYVLQKPKYKFPGDYIYFNRVDVDPSVIWVRAGSPFKTIEDLVAEGKKRTVTISVSRLPHPASIGALALAEATGAKFNLIPYGGGNPTVVAALTGEVDASALPMANPVSAGEQARILGVFSPKNLIPEQSNNAPPINAVFGTKIPDLPSARAFAIHAKAAEKFPERYEKLKSTMRKVFDDPDYKVAIEKTGRPWEFVSYADEAECMEYANNMIDLTNRYIKLLTAKGKSKKKK
- a CDS encoding YcgN family cysteine cluster protein — encoded protein: MKNPYWKTKTLHEMTVREWESLCCGCGICCLHRFREGKSGKIRFTAVACRHLDLETCRCRIYANRFRFERGCKKISPENILKLKWLPKTCGYRTVAEGKDLSPWHPLISGNPDSVHHAGISIKNKEIISGADIVAGDVLKYLLIKPAWLSKGES
- a CDS encoding GGDEF domain-containing protein gives rise to the protein MRFRRTFFPLLLPLLAIGIATLTLWKWPGLLKTVQGTKELRALLIMLPVLPYAVFAVGILMGWRHNNIGLILTFLVLALTYLTLIHAGTGMTAAKKQGLFIPEVVGFLLPLNLTLFSMLTKRRILTAAFVGCFLLVLLQTFAVLLLCSWPGAQAPVFTPFIKNISPALAAAMTGTSIRLGSFFHANALTAAFHWLSPGVLSFCGALMFMLAQFLYRRDAFLAGFSGALSAVFLGMIASTPVPAATIYFMAAGLILIVAAFEVSFSMAYVDELTNLQGRRSLNETLLNLGSKYAIAMIDVDHFKKFNDAYGHKTGDQVLKMIAAGLERVSGGAKTFRYGGEEFAAVFPGKTAREAWPYLEEYRQRIASTSFIVRSKGRRKSSAKQRGVQKTEGRKTVQVTVSIGISAPDKRYNNPEKVLKAADKILYRAKKAGRNRMLT